The DNA segment CGAGGAGCAGGCGGCCAGCTTCGAGTTTTTGATGGTGCGCATCGGCGCTGTCAATCAGGTGCCAGGGGGCTTCGGCCGTGTTGGTGACGCGGATGGCCTGCTCGCTGGCGCGGGCAAAGTCATCGTAGAGCTTGTGGAACTTCCAGTCCTGCGGAGTGACGCGCCAGCGGGTGGCGGGGTCTTTTTCCAGTTTTTTCAGGCGTTTGCGCTGGTCTTTTTTGGAGAGATGGAACCAGAGCTTGACGATGAGGGCCTGGTCGTCGGCCAGCATGCGCTCGAAGGCGGCGATGCGCTGCAGGGCGCGATCGTAGGCGGCGCTTTTGATTTTGCCGGTGGCGCGCTGGACGATGGGGTCGGTGTACCAGGAGCCGAAGAAGATGCCGATTTTCCCGCGCGCGGGCAGGGTGCGCCAGAAGCGCCAATATTCCGGGCGGGCCAGCTCTTCATCGGAGGGCGCCCAGAAAACGTTGGTCTCGACGCCGCGGGGATCCAGCCATTCAGTGAGGGCGTTGACGACGGCGGCCTTGCCGGCGCCCTCGACTCCCGAGACCACCACAATGACAGGCACGGGCGAATTTTTGAGCGCCTGTTGTGCCGCCAGCAGCTCGGCCCGCAGCTTGGGCAGGCGTTGCTCGTACTCCTCCTTGGACACTTTAAGTCCCAACTCGATGGATTTAAACATAAGCCGGCCTGGGTTAATGCAGTATCAACCTAGCAAAAAGAGGCGGCCTTGACCAGCATCGTTTTCGGCGGCAGAGACGGGTTGGGGGGGGCCGTGTCTTTGACCGCGGATGGGACGGCCTGCAACCTGTCAGCTCAGCGGGACCTCACGCCCGGCGAGAAGGCCTGGCCAGTTTAGTGCCCGTTCATGTTTAATGGCGCGCGGGAGGCGGGAGGCCGGCGGAAAGGCCTGAGGAGGTGGAGGCCGGGTCGGTGTGCACCCAATATCTTTGTTGCAGGTACAAGGTATCGGCGATTTGAAAGAGGCTGATGGCATCGCCGAGCAGTTCACGGTCGGCGGAGGTGGGCTGTTCCACCTTGTGAAATTCTCCGGCGGGAGTGTCGCGGTGATAGTATTCAATGGTCTTGTTCAACCCCAGCACCACCATGTGCTGGCCGCGAATCATGCCGATGTCGCGGTTGTGTTGCACAAGGGCGCGGCCTTGTTCGGGAGGGATGCGGCATAAATCCTGGCCAAAGAACACTGAGAGATAGGGCCGATGGATGAGCCCGAGCACGGTGGGCGCCACATCCATGGAGCCGCCCAGCACGCCGTTGCGCGCGGGGTGGGGGACGACCGCGGGCCCCACAATCAGCAGCGGGATGCGATAAGAATGCAAAGGGATGGTCTGGCGCCCGTACACGCGGGCGCCGTGGTCGGCCACCACCACGAAGATGGTATTCGTGTAGAACGGCTCCCGGCGGGCCTGTTCAAAGAACCGGCCGAGGGCATAGTCGGCATATTTCACGGCGTGATGCCGCCAGTGTTTGTCCGGGTCTTCCGGAATCCGGCCCGGGGGGTAGGTGTAGGGCTTGTGGTTGGAGACCGAGAGACTGGTGGCCAGGAAAGGACGACCGGCTTGGTGTAACTGTCGGCATTCCTGCAGCAAGCGGTCAAACAAATCCTCATCGCACACCCCCCAACTGGTGGTAAAAGTGGGGTGGGCAAAGTCTTTTTGCTCGATGAATCGCTGGTAACCATTTTGCAGGGCAAACTTGCCCATGCCATCAAACAGGCTGCGCCCGCCATAGATGAAAAAGGTCTCGTAACCGTCCCGGCGCAGGACACTGGCGATGGTTTCGATGTGATCTGACCGGTCTCGCGCCACAATCGAATCTCCCGGCAGCGGCGGGAAAGATGCCAGAACACCCTCCAGACCGCGAATGGTGCGGTTGCCGGTGGCGTAGAGGTTGGTGAACAGCAAGCCTTCGCGTTCGGCCAGCGCATCCAAACAGGGGGTAAAACTGTTGGTCATGCCGTTGTAGCCGGCACCCAAGACACCCCAGAATTCTGAGCCCAGGCTTTCTTCCAGCAACAAGACGACATTCAGGCGTGGTCTGGCGGGATCGCCCGGGACCAGACGTTGAAAGGAGCCGGCCAGCGTCCCGCCGGTTTCGGGGTTGGCGCCGACCAGTTGCAAGCTGCGCCGCCATGCCTCCTCCGGGGGCAGGGTGCGGTAAAAGGCGCTGAAATCCATGTGGCGGGTCATCGCGGCGTGGATAAAGGAGAGCTGGCCATTGTTGGCAATCTCGTTCAAGAGCCGGTCTGGACTGAAGCGCGCCTCCGAGAGGCGCAGTGGCAGTCCCAAGACGAGCAACAGTCCGGCCACGACGGCCCAAACCGCCCGCTGGCGGCGCGCGAATGGGTTGGCTGCCAGCGCCACGGCCAGGTTGCCGGTCCACCGCCAGACGGTGCGGGCCAGCAAAAATCCTCCCGCCAGACTGAGGACCACAATCAGCACCACCGGGTAGCTTTCCCAGATGTTGGTGCCGACTTCTTTGGGATATAACAGGTAGTCCACAGCCACGGTATTGAACCGGGACTTGAACTCCTCAAAGAAAAAGTACTCCACGAAAAAGAGAAATGTGGTGATGGACCAGCCCAGGGCGGCGAGCGCGGTTAAGGCCCAGCGGTGCCAGCGGGCCGAGACCCAGCGCCGCGGCGCCACGCTTAACCACACCAGCCAGGGCAGCGAGACCACCAAGGCCGTCACCAGGTCCAGATGCAGCCCAATGAGCAGACCCTGGGCCACCTGGGCCACCGAGCCGGCTTCAGGCTTGAATTGGAACCATAAGAGCAGCCGGAGAAAAGTGCAGGCGCCGAGGAAAATCAACGCATTCAACGCATAAAAATGCCAGGGTCGTGTGCCGTCCCACCGTCGGAGAGTCGCAGATGATTTGAACATTACGATGTCACTTGCTAAAGCCCGGATAAGGCTGGGTTACTATAGCGTGGTTGGCGCCTGCGTCAAATACCTCGCTGTCGAAAAAATGGCCCTGTTGAGTTAACTGACTGCGCCAGAGCATGATGCACCTGCGAATGACTTGTTCGACCGGCGGGCGGTTAATCAGGGGCAGGGGGGCGCATATCAGGGTTTGAGGGGCTGGGGTTTGCCCGTGGCAGCAGCCTGGACGATGGCATCCATGATTCGTTGCACGGCCAGGATTTCCGCAGGGGTAATCAAGGGTTTCTTGTTTTCCAACACACAATGAGCAAAGTGCTGGCCGCAATCCTCCACCTGCCCGGGTTTGGCGGCGTTGAGGAGGATGTTTTCCATGCCCAGGCTGCCGGAGCGGCTGAGATGTGCTGGAAACAGCCGCAAGCTGGCTTTGGTGCCCAAGATTTCCGCCCCGTGTTCCGGGACGTCACTTTGGAAATGGCCGCCCCAACTGGTTTCCACGCTCAACCAGCGATTGTTTTTCAGGACGAGGCAGGCCGTCCCGGTATCTTCCACGTCGAAAATGCCGGCAGCGGGCGGGGGTGGGCGATTGGGTTCTTGTTCCAGGCTGCCATGAGGGCCGAAGAGGATATGGCCGGTGGCGCTGACCTGCAGCACTTGAAAATCATTGAGCAGATGAAGCAGCAGGTCCACCAGAGGCTGACCCAAGTCCACCAGACAACCGCCCCCCGCCTGGCTGCGTTGCGCGCGCCAGGAGCCGGGCCGCGGCCATTGATGGCGGCGCCACCAGGCGCGGGCAAAGAACACCTCGCCTACTTCGCCGTGGAGCAGGCAGGAGCGGGCCAACTGGGTGGCGCGCGTAAAACGCAGCTCCTGCGCCGGCATGAGGAGGCATTTGGCGGCTTGGGCGGCCTCGATGAGCTTCCCGGCCTCTTTGGCGTTCAAGGCCAAGGGCGTTTCCATGAGCACATGCTTGCGCGCCTTCAACGCCGCCAGTCCCACCGGGGCATGCAGATGATTGGGGGTGGCCACCACCACGGCGTCCAAATCGGGTTGCTCCACCGTTTCCTCATAAGCAGCGTACAAGCGGGGAATACGATAACGCTCCTGCAGTTCCCGGGCACGCTGGGGATGCGAGTCGCACAAGGCCACCACCGTGGTGCGCGGGCCGCGGGTGAGCCGGGCCACCCACTCGGCCCCAGCCACACCAGCGCCAATTACCGCACACCGAAGTCGCTCAGCCATAAATAGATACGTGCCTGCGGTGGACCACACCACGCGACTCATTGAAGCCGCAGGTCACGGAAGGAATGGACTGTTTTATATGACAAAACGCGCACAAGGTCAACTGTTTATGAAGTTTTTGGATGCGAAACGCGAAAATCAGACGGCGGACAGCGGAGCTGAAGCGGTTGAAGACCCCTCCCGGAGGCCGCCGAAGCTGCATTGAACGTGGGCATAAGGGCTGCCAAGTCTGTGGGTTAAGCGGACTATTGGGCAGGCTCTGCGGGACAGATTATTGAGTTGGCAGGCGGCGGGTTTTTTTGGCAGGCTTCAACACAAGTCCAGCCCGGGGTGAAACGCACCGCCCAGGGTGACTTGGGATTTTCAATAACACTCAGACACAGAAAGCGGTTGATTTATGAAAGTGAATCGTCCTGCAGCTCGATTGATTGGCGCCCTGCCCAAGGTGGGTATTCGTCCGGCCATTGATGGCCGGCGCAAAGGGGTGCGTGAATCATTGGAAAAAACGACCATGGCGATGGCCCGCTCGGTGGCCCGGCTCATTTCGGAGCGGCTGCGGCACACCTGCGGCAAGAAGGTGGAATGTGTGGTGGGGGCCACGTGCATTGGAGGCGTGGCCGAGGCGGCGATGGTGGACGAGCAATTCCGGCAGGAAGGGGTGGGGGTGTCGCTGACGGTGACGCCGTGCTGGTGTTATGGGAGCGAGACGATGGACATGGATTTGCTGCGCCCCAAAGCGGTGTGGGGTTTCAACGGCACGGAGCGGCCGGGGGCGGTGTATCTGGCGGCGGTGAGCGCCGGCCACACGCAAAAGGGGCTGCCGGTGTTTTCCATTTACGGGCGGAATGTGCAGGACATTGGCGATGCGGAGATTCCGCCGGAGGTGCAGGAGAAAATCCTGCGGTTCACCAAGTCCGGGCTGGCGCTGGCCACCATCCGCGGCAAATCCTATTTGTCGGTGGGCGGGGTTTCGATGGGGATTGCCGGCTCGATTGTGAATCAGGATTTCTTCGAGGATTACCTGGGCATGCGGGTGGAATGCGTGGACATGACGGAGCTGGTGCGGCGCATCGAGGAGCAGATCTACGATGAACGCGAATTCAAGCGGGCGCTGGCGTGGGTGAAACAGCATTGCCGCGAGGGCAAAGACTACAACCGGACACCGCGCGACGCCGCCCGCAAGGCGTGGGAATGGGAGTTTGTGGTGAAGTGCGCCATGATCGTGCGGGATTTGATGTTGGGCAATGAGGCCCTGGCGGCCAAGGGGTTTGTCGAAGAATCCCTGGGACATAACGCCATCGTGGCCGGTTTCCAGGGGCAGCGCCAGTGGACGGATCATTATCCCAACGGCGACTTTCTGGAGGCCATCCTCAGCTCTTCCTTTGACTGGAATGGCATTCGCGAGCCGATTTTGGTGGCCACGGAAAATGACTGCCTCAACGGCGCCTGCATGTTGCTGGGGCATCAGGTGACAGATACCGCGCAAATTTTCGCCGATGTGCGCACGTACTGGAGTCCGGAGGCGGTCAAACGGGTGACCGGCCGTGAGCTGACCGGCGTGGCGGCTGGGGGCGTGCTGCACCTGATCAACTCCGGGGCGGCGGCGCTCGATGGCTGCGGCAAACTGAAGAAGGAGGGCAGGCCGGTGATCAAGCCCTGGTGGGAAATCACGCCGGAAGAGGCCCAGGCCTGTCTGGAAGCCACCACCTGGCCGCCTGCCATTTATGAGTATTTCCGCGGCGGCGGTTTTTCCAGTGCCTACGGCACACGGGCCAACATGCCGGCCACCATGTTCCGTCTCAACCTGGTCAAAGGCCTTGGCCCCGCTCTGCAAATTGCCGAAGGTCAACTGGTGGATTTGCCGGAGGAGATTTACACGGTGCTGGAGGAACGCACCAATCCCACCTGGCCGTCGCACTGGTTTGTGCCGAATCTGAATGGCACAGGGCCGTTCCGCGATGTTTATTCAGTCATGAACGCGTGGGGGGCCAATCATTGTGTGATCAGTTACGGGCACATAGGGGCGGACTTGATCACCCTGGCTTCCATGTTGCGCATCCCGGTGTACATGCACAACGTCGGCGCGGAGCGCATCTTCCGGCCCTCGGCCTGGACGGCCTTTGGCACGGCGGATGCCGAAGCGGCCGATTTCCGGGCCTGCGGGCACTTTGGGCCGTTGTACGGCAAGACGCGGGGTTGAGCCAACGAATGGCAGGGGCAGGGGGCGGGTAACGCTCCCCATTAATCCTCAGGAAGCTTCGAAGCCTGCCAGCCCCCGGGCGGGGAAGGATTGGTATGTCCTGCCTTTTTCCCCCTTCAACCGGGGTGACTTTGGGGACGAGGAATGACATGAGGAAGTGCCAGGCCTTGAGGTGCAGGAGGTGGCTTTTCCTCTTAAACTAAATGGCCCAAAGCCGGCCATGAGGGGGCGGCACCCCGCCCACCCCTGATTTTTCCGCCCCGGTTTTTTTTGCGGGCCCGGGCATTTCGATTAAATTTTAGGCAGCGGCCCCGGCCCGTGCATGGATGAGAACATGGCTTGCCAAAGCCCTTGGAATCATGGCAAAGTGCAAGCGCTGTCATTTTACATTTTATTCTGCGCGCATTCAAATTGGTCAGCACAGGTGGCAGGGGCTTGCAAAGGGCAAACACCTGAGTGAAGCAAGTATTAGCCATAGCGTTTGGCAACCGGCAAACTACCGCGGTGCTTATGGAAGCCTCGGCGGCGGG comes from the Verrucomicrobiia bacterium genome and includes:
- a CDS encoding sulfatase-like hydrolase/transferase — protein: MNALIFLGACTFLRLLLWFQFKPEAGSVAQVAQGLLIGLHLDLVTALVVSLPWLVWLSVAPRRWVSARWHRWALTALAALGWSITTFLFFVEYFFFEEFKSRFNTVAVDYLLYPKEVGTNIWESYPVVLIVVLSLAGGFLLARTVWRWTGNLAVALAANPFARRQRAVWAVVAGLLLVLGLPLRLSEARFSPDRLLNEIANNGQLSFIHAAMTRHMDFSAFYRTLPPEEAWRRSLQLVGANPETGGTLAGSFQRLVPGDPARPRLNVVLLLEESLGSEFWGVLGAGYNGMTNSFTPCLDALAEREGLLFTNLYATGNRTIRGLEGVLASFPPLPGDSIVARDRSDHIETIASVLRRDGYETFFIYGGRSLFDGMGKFALQNGYQRFIEQKDFAHPTFTTSWGVCDEDLFDRLLQECRQLHQAGRPFLATSLSVSNHKPYTYPPGRIPEDPDKHWRHHAVKYADYALGRFFEQARREPFYTNTIFVVVADHGARVYGRQTIPLHSYRIPLLIVGPAVVPHPARNGVLGGSMDVAPTVLGLIHRPYLSVFFGQDLCRIPPEQGRALVQHNRDIGMIRGQHMVVLGLNKTIEYYHRDTPAGEFHKVEQPTSADRELLGDAISLFQIADTLYLQQRYWVHTDPASTSSGLSAGLPPPARH
- a CDS encoding L-fucose isomerase, whose translation is MKVNRPAARLIGALPKVGIRPAIDGRRKGVRESLEKTTMAMARSVARLISERLRHTCGKKVECVVGATCIGGVAEAAMVDEQFRQEGVGVSLTVTPCWCYGSETMDMDLLRPKAVWGFNGTERPGAVYLAAVSAGHTQKGLPVFSIYGRNVQDIGDAEIPPEVQEKILRFTKSGLALATIRGKSYLSVGGVSMGIAGSIVNQDFFEDYLGMRVECVDMTELVRRIEEQIYDEREFKRALAWVKQHCREGKDYNRTPRDAARKAWEWEFVVKCAMIVRDLMLGNEALAAKGFVEESLGHNAIVAGFQGQRQWTDHYPNGDFLEAILSSSFDWNGIREPILVATENDCLNGACMLLGHQVTDTAQIFADVRTYWSPEAVKRVTGRELTGVAAGGVLHLINSGAAALDGCGKLKKEGRPVIKPWWEITPEEAQACLEATTWPPAIYEYFRGGGFSSAYGTRANMPATMFRLNLVKGLGPALQIAEGQLVDLPEEIYTVLEERTNPTWPSHWFVPNLNGTGPFRDVYSVMNAWGANHCVISYGHIGADLITLASMLRIPVYMHNVGAERIFRPSAWTAFGTADAEAADFRACGHFGPLYGKTRG
- a CDS encoding Gfo/Idh/MocA family oxidoreductase; protein product: MAERLRCAVIGAGVAGAEWVARLTRGPRTTVVALCDSHPQRARELQERYRIPRLYAAYEETVEQPDLDAVVVATPNHLHAPVGLAALKARKHVLMETPLALNAKEAGKLIEAAQAAKCLLMPAQELRFTRATQLARSCLLHGEVGEVFFARAWWRRHQWPRPGSWRAQRSQAGGGCLVDLGQPLVDLLLHLLNDFQVLQVSATGHILFGPHGSLEQEPNRPPPPAAGIFDVEDTGTACLVLKNNRWLSVETSWGGHFQSDVPEHGAEILGTKASLRLFPAHLSRSGSLGMENILLNAAKPGQVEDCGQHFAHCVLENKKPLITPAEILAVQRIMDAIVQAAATGKPQPLKP